A window of Chitinophaga sp. MM2321 contains these coding sequences:
- a CDS encoding carboxymuconolactone decarboxylase family protein, with amino-acid sequence MEPRIYNLAEKGQNAFKAMYGLEMYLAKSSLEQSLRELVSFRVSQINGCAFCLDMHAKDMRVAGETEQRIYTLDAWREAPFYTERERAAFAWAESVTRVTAGHVPDEVYEIARSQFSEEELIDLTIAVIAINSYNRLNIAFRTTAGTYEPGQFAHAK; translated from the coding sequence ATGGAACCGAGGATTTACAACCTGGCCGAAAAAGGTCAGAACGCCTTTAAAGCCATGTATGGCTTGGAAATGTACCTGGCAAAATCATCCCTGGAACAATCGCTGCGTGAGTTGGTCTCTTTCAGGGTATCACAAATCAATGGCTGTGCTTTTTGCCTGGATATGCATGCAAAGGACATGCGTGTTGCCGGCGAAACAGAACAGCGTATTTATACCCTGGATGCATGGCGGGAAGCGCCTTTCTATACCGAGCGCGAACGGGCCGCATTCGCCTGGGCAGAATCCGTTACAAGGGTTACGGCAGGGCATGTTCCGGATGAAGTATACGAAATAGCACGCAGTCAGTTTTCTGAAGAAGAATTGATAGATTTGACAATAGCCGTTATAGCCATTAACAGTTATAACCGGCTCAACATTGCTTTCCGTACTACAGCAGGCACCTATGAGCCTGGTCAGTTTGCGCACGCAAAATAA
- a CDS encoding YciI family protein has translation MKEFMLLFRQPNYDYSQTSPTEMQALTKKWQDWAGSIAAQGRLASNGTRLALEGKVLKAGGVITDGPFVEIRERLGSFIIVKADNLEDAITLAHGCPALDANGSVEIRAIIG, from the coding sequence ATGAAAGAATTCATGCTATTATTCCGGCAACCCAACTATGATTACAGCCAGACCTCGCCAACAGAAATGCAGGCGCTTACCAAAAAATGGCAGGACTGGGCAGGAAGCATAGCAGCACAGGGCAGATTAGCCAGCAATGGCACCCGCCTTGCCCTGGAGGGTAAAGTACTGAAAGCAGGTGGTGTGATTACGGATGGTCCCTTCGTTGAAATCAGGGAACGACTGGGCAGTTTTATCATTGTTAAAGCAGACAACCTGGAAGATGCTATCACATTAGCACATGGCTGTCCGGCGCTGGATGCAAACGGCAGTGTTGAAATACGGGCTATCATTGGATAA
- a CDS encoding DUF6596 domain-containing protein: MEKEHASLKQLFQQEFSKMVAVISKLYGLQHIEIAEDIVSETFLQATETWGIKGIPKNPTAWLYTVAKQKTLYHFRRNKIFENKIIPELTFREEKNHLPETLDFSQQNIKDSQLQMLFAICNPVIASEAQIGLALRILCGFGIDEIAEAFLSNKETINKRLFRAKEKLRTEKIKMELPSENEIVNRLDNVLRIIYLLFSEGYYSQTQNQILQKDLCIEALRLGLMLTAYERTNRPKTNALIALMCFHASRFDARQPNENTVVLYEQQNEALWDTTLIHQGIHFLNLAAAGDEISSYHLEASIAYWHCIKEDTKEKWEHILQLYNQLLQINYSPSVALNRTFALYKADGPQAALVEAEKLKLESNHFYFLLLGELYKNIDTSKAKLHLQKAYALAKTQTEKQGIQEKIDALG; the protein is encoded by the coding sequence ATGGAAAAGGAGCATGCATCTTTAAAACAGCTATTTCAACAGGAATTTTCAAAAATGGTGGCTGTTATCAGTAAGCTGTACGGTTTACAGCATATAGAAATAGCGGAAGATATTGTGAGCGAAACATTTTTGCAGGCAACAGAAACATGGGGCATTAAAGGGATTCCCAAAAATCCAACCGCCTGGCTATATACCGTAGCCAAACAAAAAACACTTTATCATTTTAGAAGAAACAAAATCTTTGAAAATAAAATAATCCCCGAATTAACTTTTAGAGAAGAAAAAAATCACTTACCCGAAACCTTGGATTTCTCACAGCAGAATATTAAAGACAGCCAGTTACAGATGCTCTTTGCCATCTGCAATCCGGTAATCGCCAGCGAAGCGCAGATAGGACTGGCATTACGCATCCTTTGCGGTTTTGGTATTGATGAAATTGCCGAAGCATTTTTATCTAATAAAGAAACTATCAACAAACGGTTATTCCGGGCAAAAGAAAAATTGCGGACCGAAAAAATAAAGATGGAACTACCATCGGAAAATGAGATCGTCAACCGGCTGGATAATGTATTGCGCATTATTTACCTGCTTTTCAGCGAAGGCTATTATTCCCAGACGCAGAACCAGATCCTGCAAAAAGACCTGTGTATAGAAGCACTACGTCTGGGCCTCATGCTAACCGCCTATGAAAGAACTAACCGGCCAAAAACAAATGCTTTAATAGCCCTCATGTGTTTCCATGCCTCCCGGTTTGATGCCAGGCAACCCAATGAAAACACCGTAGTACTTTACGAACAACAAAATGAAGCATTATGGGATACCACGCTCATACACCAGGGTATTCATTTTCTAAATCTTGCTGCAGCCGGAGATGAAATAAGTTCCTATCATTTAGAAGCAAGCATCGCTTACTGGCATTGCATAAAAGAAGATACCAAAGAAAAATGGGAGCATATCCTGCAATTATATAACCAGCTGCTGCAGATTAATTATTCCCCCAGCGTGGCCCTTAACCGGACTTTTGCCCTATACAAGGCGGATGGACCACAAGCGGCCCTGGTGGAGGCAGAGAAACTAAAACTGGAAAGCAATCATTTTTATTTTTTACTACTGGGAGAACTTTACAAAAACATCGATACCTCCAAAGCAAAACTACATCTTCAAAAGGCTTATGCTTTAGCCAAAACACAAACGGAAAAACAAGGCATCCAGGAGAAAATTGACGCCCTTGGGTAA
- a CDS encoding DUF1569 domain-containing protein has product MALPNIFTQAVADEVINRINQLKPDTTPNWGKMDVAQMLAHCNVTYEMVYENTHPKPNFLMKFILKSFVKRIVTNETPYKHNSQTAPVFLIKGSRDFEKEKRRLIDYINKTSAAGEASFDNKMSLSFGALNKQEWNNMFYKHLDHHLTQFGV; this is encoded by the coding sequence ATGGCATTACCCAATATTTTCACCCAGGCCGTTGCCGACGAAGTAATTAACAGGATCAATCAGTTGAAACCGGATACAACACCCAACTGGGGAAAAATGGATGTAGCGCAAATGCTGGCGCACTGCAATGTAACCTATGAAATGGTGTATGAAAATACCCATCCCAAGCCCAATTTCCTCATGAAATTCATTTTGAAATCATTCGTAAAGAGAATAGTAACAAACGAAACGCCCTATAAACATAATTCACAGACAGCTCCTGTTTTTTTAATAAAAGGTAGCAGGGATTTTGAAAAAGAAAAACGCCGCCTGATCGACTATATCAATAAAACCAGTGCAGCAGGCGAAGCCAGCTTCGACAACAAAATGTCTCTTTCATTCGGCGCTTTGAATAAGCAGGAATGGAATAATATGTTTTATAAACATTTAGATCATCATTTAACACAATTTGGCGTGTAA
- a CDS encoding alpha/beta fold hydrolase — MPQRSYRIALIILALWLPAFFSCKQSPPYRDLTHNSAVFGHKKFYRLYLPDGYNSTATRYPVIYFFHGWGGRHFKDDNAKLAYEKLQQLVDKYKVILVMWDGNIDEQEPRPYNVGNHEDVKFEVQMKDYFPELVNYIDSAYRTEADRRHRGIIGFSMGGIMSFFLAGKYPDKVSAAVSMTGSPEFFIGYPHDHTLYPLRYTFKNLQQVSTSMHTSDSDILYYLNEEVRAGALWEGGVSFAYHAFKGGHMVDKPGETKVFDTAMRFVVDAFKNPLPPAKLWSHYDLYPDFKVWGYEVASNKQTPGFIFLRNVDKSGFGLYTRKWLPDGPSLPDVESSVLTAPVYTPGHTYQVVTWRAQGNNTDVREVKSDEQGRLSFKLDAAGSEVGIFDKKDAPAFICLDYKVGDNSRYLGVSQHNRLTLRLLNRGGENNLPQEVKVTVSAVDSAIALPVATSIIKATPGQRILTLPPLEVACNKVPPPHAEPWQVKLKVVIQVGDHTFNDELTVPVWFNTTAFDQINIDDGKAVRDTVLGSGNGNGIAEAGEKIMLYQGTNRLRIYTEDPWVHQELVEEIIPARWPDGFTSASVLRIAPGCPDGHEINCLASYETKTFNPIERKVTWGKVKLTVRHK; from the coding sequence ATGCCACAAAGATCGTATCGCATCGCCCTTATTATCCTGGCCTTATGGTTGCCGGCTTTTTTTAGCTGCAAACAGTCTCCCCCTTACCGCGACCTTACCCATAACAGTGCCGTTTTCGGGCATAAGAAGTTTTATCGCTTATACCTGCCCGATGGCTACAATAGCACCGCCACACGTTATCCTGTTATTTATTTTTTCCACGGATGGGGCGGCAGGCATTTTAAAGATGATAATGCGAAGTTGGCATACGAAAAACTGCAACAGCTGGTAGATAAATACAAAGTGATCCTGGTAATGTGGGATGGTAATATCGATGAGCAGGAACCCCGGCCATATAATGTAGGCAATCATGAAGATGTAAAGTTTGAAGTACAGATGAAGGATTATTTTCCGGAACTGGTCAACTATATCGACAGTGCTTACCGCACCGAAGCTGATCGCAGACACCGCGGCATCATCGGTTTTAGCATGGGTGGTATCATGTCTTTTTTTCTCGCAGGTAAATATCCGGATAAAGTAAGTGCTGCTGTAAGCATGACAGGCAGCCCCGAATTTTTCATCGGGTACCCCCATGACCATACGTTGTACCCTTTACGTTATACATTTAAAAACCTGCAACAGGTAAGTACGAGTATGCATACCAGTGATTCAGATATTTTATATTATCTGAATGAAGAAGTCCGCGCCGGCGCCTTATGGGAAGGCGGCGTATCATTTGCTTATCACGCTTTTAAAGGCGGGCATATGGTAGATAAACCCGGAGAGACAAAGGTTTTTGACACGGCCATGCGGTTTGTGGTGGACGCCTTTAAAAATCCGCTGCCGCCAGCGAAACTCTGGTCGCACTACGATCTGTATCCCGACTTTAAAGTATGGGGATACGAAGTGGCCAGTAACAAACAAACACCTGGTTTTATATTCCTCCGCAATGTTGATAAAAGCGGCTTTGGTCTCTATACCCGGAAATGGTTACCGGATGGGCCCTCGTTGCCGGACGTGGAATCGAGTGTGCTGACAGCGCCGGTATATACTCCCGGGCACACCTACCAGGTAGTAACCTGGCGTGCGCAGGGCAACAATACTGATGTGCGGGAAGTAAAGAGTGATGAACAGGGAAGATTGTCCTTTAAACTGGACGCTGCCGGCAGTGAGGTTGGCATCTTTGACAAAAAGGATGCACCGGCATTTATTTGCCTGGACTATAAAGTGGGCGACAATAGCAGGTACCTGGGGGTCAGTCAGCATAACCGGCTTACTTTACGATTACTGAACAGGGGCGGGGAGAATAACCTGCCGCAGGAAGTGAAGGTAACGGTAAGTGCGGTAGATAGTGCCATCGCGCTACCTGTGGCTACCAGCATTATCAAAGCAACACCGGGGCAGCGTATCCTGACGCTGCCACCGCTGGAAGTGGCATGTAATAAAGTGCCACCACCACATGCAGAGCCCTGGCAGGTAAAATTGAAAGTGGTCATCCAGGTAGGCGATCACACTTTTAATGATGAACTCACCGTGCCCGTATGGTTTAATACAACAGCATTTGATCAGATAAATATAGACGATGGCAAGGCGGTAAGAGATACTGTTTTAGGAAGTGGTAACGGCAACGGTATCGCCGAAGCAGGGGAGAAGATCATGTTGTATCAGGGAACCAACCGCCTCCGGATTTATACAGAAGATCCCTGGGTACACCAGGAACTGGTGGAAGAAATAATTCCCGCCCGCTGGCCGGATGGCTTTACCTCTGCCAGTGTACTCCGGATTGCACCCGGTTGCCCTGATGGACATGAAATAAACTGCCTGGCAAGCTATGAAACCAAAACCTTTAACCCTATCGAGCGAAAGGTGACCTGGGGAAAAGTTAAGCTAACGGTAAGGCATAAATGA
- a CDS encoding FAD-dependent oxidoreductase, giving the protein MKCKFLICAVAIFLCHQVAWADYKVDVCVYGGSSAGVIAAYTAKKAGRSVLLIEPGKHLGGLTTGGLGYTDIGNKYAIRGLSLEFYRQIGRHYGKFEQWIFEPHVADSLFNDYIQRAKIQVLYQHRLMAAAKENGNIKTITLDANGTTINVSAKVFIDATYEGDLMAKAGVSYIVGREGNEVYNETWNGVQMLHSHQFPDNIDPYKIPGDPASGLVWGISDAALQPKGSGDKQVQAYNHRICLTNDPANMIPITRPENYDPARYELLARLFKAEPGKTKLSDYFIISSMPGKKTDINNKGGFSTDMIGMNYNYPEADYATRANILKSHDDYTKGLLYFCASDPRVPQQMQAEMRSWGYPKDEYKDNNNWTPQLYIREARRMVGAYVMTQANCVGKEVVTDGVGMAAYTMDSHNTQRIVIEKNGKKMVKNEGNVEVGGFPPYPVSYRALIPKAEDCKNLLVPICLSASHIAYGSIRMEPVFMALGQATGVAADLAIASGISVQEVDAAKVSSILKSNPLADGRTGDVLMDNADSLQLEGDWKTEKGKGSYGPDMLTAEKNAKAIFRPYLRKSGQYSIYLYYPHLKSNAAVMQVKMISGKKEYPVPVRKADVKVVGQTSGEWVKLGTFPLKKGTGSAVEISAGSDGEGIVIADAVLWVPEKR; this is encoded by the coding sequence ATGAAGTGCAAATTCCTGATCTGCGCCGTAGCTATTTTTTTATGTCATCAAGTGGCATGGGCAGACTATAAAGTAGATGTATGCGTGTATGGTGGTAGTTCCGCCGGTGTTATTGCCGCTTACACCGCAAAGAAAGCCGGACGTTCCGTATTACTGATAGAACCGGGCAAACACCTCGGTGGCCTTACCACCGGCGGGTTGGGCTATACCGATATCGGAAACAAATATGCCATCCGTGGATTATCGCTGGAATTTTACCGGCAGATAGGCCGGCATTACGGGAAGTTTGAGCAGTGGATTTTTGAACCGCATGTGGCAGACAGCCTGTTTAACGATTATATACAACGTGCAAAAATACAGGTACTCTATCAGCACCGCCTCATGGCAGCAGCGAAAGAAAACGGTAACATCAAAACAATCACACTGGATGCAAACGGTACTACTATCAACGTTTCCGCCAAAGTGTTTATAGATGCTACTTACGAAGGCGATCTGATGGCGAAGGCCGGTGTGTCGTACATCGTCGGCCGCGAAGGGAACGAGGTGTACAACGAAACCTGGAATGGGGTACAGATGCTGCATTCACACCAGTTTCCGGATAATATAGATCCTTACAAAATACCGGGTGATCCTGCCAGTGGATTGGTATGGGGTATCAGCGATGCTGCCTTACAACCAAAAGGCAGTGGCGATAAACAGGTACAGGCCTATAATCACAGGATCTGTTTAACCAATGATCCGGCAAATATGATCCCTATCACACGTCCGGAAAATTATGATCCGGCGCGTTATGAATTGCTGGCAAGACTGTTCAAAGCAGAACCGGGTAAAACAAAACTGAGCGATTATTTTATCATCAGCAGTATGCCGGGTAAGAAAACGGATATCAACAACAAGGGTGGTTTTTCTACTGATATGATCGGGATGAATTATAACTACCCCGAAGCCGATTATGCTACCCGTGCTAACATCCTCAAATCGCACGATGATTATACAAAAGGATTACTGTATTTCTGCGCCAGCGATCCCCGCGTTCCGCAACAGATGCAGGCAGAGATGCGCAGCTGGGGTTATCCGAAAGATGAATACAAGGATAACAACAACTGGACACCGCAGTTATATATCCGCGAGGCGCGCCGCATGGTGGGCGCATATGTGATGACACAGGCCAATTGTGTAGGAAAAGAAGTTGTGACCGATGGCGTGGGTATGGCTGCCTATACCATGGACTCACACAATACACAGCGGATTGTGATTGAAAAGAATGGAAAGAAGATGGTGAAGAATGAAGGGAATGTGGAAGTAGGTGGATTTCCGCCTTACCCGGTTTCTTACCGTGCATTGATTCCAAAAGCGGAAGATTGTAAGAATCTGTTGGTGCCGATCTGTTTATCGGCCAGTCATATTGCCTATGGGTCTATCCGTATGGAACCCGTGTTCATGGCGTTAGGACAGGCTACCGGTGTGGCAGCGGATCTTGCTATTGCATCCGGCATATCTGTGCAGGAAGTAGATGCTGCCAAAGTGAGCAGCATCCTTAAAAGCAATCCGCTGGCAGATGGCAGGACCGGCGATGTACTCATGGATAACGCGGATTCCCTGCAACTGGAAGGCGACTGGAAAACAGAAAAGGGAAAAGGAAGCTACGGACCGGATATGCTTACTGCGGAGAAAAATGCGAAAGCAATATTCCGCCCTTATCTCCGTAAATCCGGACAGTACAGTATCTATTTATATTATCCACATCTGAAAAGTAATGCTGCTGTTATGCAGGTGAAGATGATAAGCGGGAAGAAAGAATATCCCGTACCGGTTAGAAAAGCAGATGTGAAAGTAGTCGGGCAAACCTCCGGTGAATGGGTGAAGCTGGGTACTTTCCCGCTGAAGAAAGGTACCGGTTCCGCGGTGGAGATCTCTGCCGGCAGCGATGGGGAAGGGATCGTGATTGCTGATGCCGTGCTATGGGTACCCGAAAAAAGATAA
- a CDS encoding SGNH/GDSL hydrolase family protein, with the protein MQRRTFLSASILGALAIAVDVPALASGSDEPGYSVINAGVGGNNTNDLLKRIDKDCLAHAPELTVLMIGTNDMNSMKYIPLEQYRENLSTIIKKIRAKKSKVLLMTICPFIEEYLFTRHNPAHYGTEGPSGRRAEVNRTIRELAAKHKTSLLDLGALFDKGGQVGLGKHSLIQNEVNTHKTDGVHPTPDGYRFIGLAVYQYIIYNRLPKSRIVCFGDSITAGDGGVDKESYPAYLQRFLLPA; encoded by the coding sequence ATGCAACGAAGAACATTTCTATCTGCTTCTATCCTGGGAGCCCTTGCTATTGCAGTTGATGTACCCGCCCTGGCATCCGGCAGTGATGAGCCGGGTTATTCCGTGATCAACGCCGGTGTGGGCGGAAACAATACCAACGACTTGTTGAAAAGGATCGATAAGGATTGCCTGGCGCACGCGCCGGAACTGACCGTGCTGATGATCGGAACAAATGATATGAACAGCATGAAGTATATCCCGCTGGAGCAGTACCGGGAAAATCTTTCCACGATCATTAAAAAGATCAGGGCAAAGAAAAGTAAAGTGCTGCTGATGACCATCTGTCCATTCATCGAAGAATATTTATTCACCCGGCATAACCCGGCGCACTATGGTACAGAAGGCCCTTCGGGCAGAAGAGCGGAAGTGAACCGCACTATCCGGGAACTGGCAGCGAAACATAAAACATCCCTGCTGGACCTGGGAGCATTGTTTGATAAAGGTGGCCAGGTTGGACTGGGTAAGCACTCGCTTATACAGAATGAGGTGAACACGCATAAAACAGACGGCGTGCATCCAACGCCCGATGGCTACCGTTTTATTGGCCTCGCCGTTTACCAGTATATTATTTATAACCGGTTGCCGAAAAGCCGCATTGTGTGTTTCGGAGATAGCATCACAGCGGGAGACGGCGGCGTTGATAAAGAAAGTTATCCGGCTTATCTGCAACGGTTTTTGTTGCCGGCATAA